CCATCAGCTCGGGCTCCATGTCCACCCGGTCGTGGGCCAGCATGCGCTTCAGCCGTTCCCGGGCGATGTCCTTGCTGGCGGCCCGGCCGCCGCCCCATCCAGGGACCGCAGGCCGATCCGCCGCCCCGCGGTGTTCCGCGCCGGGCAGGCCCGATCCCCCGCGCCCCAGGACGCGCGCTAGCAGCTGGCGCATGGCCCATCCCTCCCCCGCCGGTTCACGCGCCGCCCAGCAGCCGCCGCAGGCGGCCGAACAGGCCGTGGTCTTCCTTGAAGTCGGGGAAGGGGACCTGCTCGCCCAGCAGGCGGCGCCCGATGTCGCGGTAGGCGCGGCCGGCGCGGCTGCGGTCGTGGGCCGCCACCGGTTCGCCGC
The sequence above is drawn from the Thermaerobacter sp. FW80 genome and encodes:
- the minE gene encoding cell division topological specificity factor MinE; amino-acid sequence: MRQLLARVLGRGGSGLPGAEHRGAADRPAVPGWGGGRAASKDIARERLKRMLAHDRVDMEPELMEALKEELLRTVSRYLEVDRAGMEVGLHRQAAAVALVASIPVRAVRRPTASGEGQA